The following are encoded together in the Cervus elaphus chromosome 30, mCerEla1.1, whole genome shotgun sequence genome:
- the SLC25A30 gene encoding kidney mitochondrial carrier protein 1 isoform X1, producing the protein MEKPRWRLCFCEQQTAVSMSALNWKPFVYGGLASITAECGTFPIDLTKTRLQIQGQKNDANFKEIRYRGMLHALVRIGREEGLKALYSGIAPAMLRQASYGTIKIGTYQSLKRLFVERPEDETLLINVVCGILSGVISSSIANPTDVLKIRMQAQSSTLQGGMIGNFINIYQQEGTRGLWKGVSLTAQRAAIVVGVELPVYDLTKKHLIVSGLMGDTVYTHFLSSFTCGLAGALASNPVDVVRTRMMNQRVLRDGECPGYKGTLDCLLQDEKNTKPLCKRVMQLLKLLTKEELEGLGDLVSLSPGL; encoded by the exons GAAAAACCCCGTTGGAGGCTATGCTTCTGTGAACAACAGACAGCGGTGAGCATGTCGGCCCTGAACTGGAAGCCCTTCGTGTACGGAGGCCTGGCCTCCATCACAGCGGAGTGCG GTACCTTTCCAATTGATTTAACCAAGACACGGCTCCAGATTCAAGGCCAGAAGAATGATGCAAACTTTAAAGAAATCAGGTATCGAGGAATGTTGCACGCATTAGTGAGGATAGGCAGAGAGGAAGGCCTGAAAGCGCTATATTCGGG GATCGCTCCGGCAATGTTACGCCAGGCTTCCTATGGCACCATCAAGATAGGCACCTACCAGAGCTTGAAGCGGTTATTTGTCGAGCGTCCAGAAG ATGAAACCCTTCTGATAAATGTGGTCTGTGGGATTCTCTCTGGAGTCATATCCTCAAGCATTGCTAATCCAACGGACGTTTTGAAG ATACGGATGCAAGCTCAAAGCAGCACCCTTCAAGGAGGAATGATAGGCAACTTCATTAACATTTACCAGCAAGAGGGCACGAGAGGACTGTGGAAG GGTGTGTCCCTTACTGCTCAGAGGGCTGCTATCGTGGTCGGCGTGGAGCTGCCAGTCTATGACCTCACCAAGAAGCATCTGATTGTCTCAGGCCTGATGGGAGACACGGTGTACACCCATTTCCT CTCAAGCTTCACCTGTGGGCTGGCGGGAGCCCTGGCCTCAAACCCTGTGGATGTGGTGAGGACACGTATGATGAATCAGAGAGTCCTCCGCGATGGCGAGTGCCCCGGCTACAAAGGCACCCTGGACTGCTTGTTACAG GATGAAAAGAACACCAAACCTCTCTGTAAAAG AGTTATGCAGTTGTTGAAGCTTCTAACCAAGGAAGAACTTGAAGGACTGGGAGATTTGGTCTCCTTGTCTCCGGGGCTGTGA
- the SLC25A30 gene encoding kidney mitochondrial carrier protein 1 isoform X3 encodes MSALNWKPFVYGGLASITAECGTFPIDLTKTRLQIQGQKNDANFKEIRYRGMLHALVRIGREEGLKALYSGIAPAMLRQASYGTIKIGTYQSLKRLFVERPEDETLLINVVCGILSGVISSSIANPTDVLKIRMQAQSSTLQGGMIGNFINIYQQEGTRGLWKGVSLTAQRAAIVVGVELPVYDLTKKHLIVSGLMGDTVYTHFLSSFTCGLAGALASNPVDVVRTRMMNQRVLRDGECPGYKGTLDCLLQTWKNEGFFALYKGFWPNWLRLGPWNIIFFVTYEQLKKLDL; translated from the exons ATGTCGGCCCTGAACTGGAAGCCCTTCGTGTACGGAGGCCTGGCCTCCATCACAGCGGAGTGCG GTACCTTTCCAATTGATTTAACCAAGACACGGCTCCAGATTCAAGGCCAGAAGAATGATGCAAACTTTAAAGAAATCAGGTATCGAGGAATGTTGCACGCATTAGTGAGGATAGGCAGAGAGGAAGGCCTGAAAGCGCTATATTCGGG GATCGCTCCGGCAATGTTACGCCAGGCTTCCTATGGCACCATCAAGATAGGCACCTACCAGAGCTTGAAGCGGTTATTTGTCGAGCGTCCAGAAG ATGAAACCCTTCTGATAAATGTGGTCTGTGGGATTCTCTCTGGAGTCATATCCTCAAGCATTGCTAATCCAACGGACGTTTTGAAG ATACGGATGCAAGCTCAAAGCAGCACCCTTCAAGGAGGAATGATAGGCAACTTCATTAACATTTACCAGCAAGAGGGCACGAGAGGACTGTGGAAG GGTGTGTCCCTTACTGCTCAGAGGGCTGCTATCGTGGTCGGCGTGGAGCTGCCAGTCTATGACCTCACCAAGAAGCATCTGATTGTCTCAGGCCTGATGGGAGACACGGTGTACACCCATTTCCT CTCAAGCTTCACCTGTGGGCTGGCGGGAGCCCTGGCCTCAAACCCTGTGGATGTGGTGAGGACACGTATGATGAATCAGAGAGTCCTCCGCGATGGCGAGTGCCCCGGCTACAAAGGCACCCTGGACTGCTTGTTACAG ACATGGAAGAATGAAGGGTTTTTTGCTCTATATAAAGGGTTTTGGCCAAATTGGTTGAGACTTGGTCCTTGGAATATTATT TTCTTTGTGACCTATGAGCAGCTGAAGAAACTGGATTTGTGA
- the SLC25A30 gene encoding kidney mitochondrial carrier protein 1 isoform X2, with amino-acid sequence MSALNWKPFVYGGLASITAECGTFPIDLTKTRLQIQGQKNDANFKEIRYRGMLHALVRIGREEGLKALYSGIAPAMLRQASYGTIKIGTYQSLKRLFVERPEDETLLINVVCGILSGVISSSIANPTDVLKIRMQAQSSTLQGGMIGNFINIYQQEGTRGLWKGVSLTAQRAAIVVGVELPVYDLTKKHLIVSGLMGDTVYTHFLSSFTCGLAGALASNPVDVVRTRMMNQRVLRDGECPGYKGTLDCLLQGEKILIFSAMTVELCLLPEYIAFLLE; translated from the exons ATGTCGGCCCTGAACTGGAAGCCCTTCGTGTACGGAGGCCTGGCCTCCATCACAGCGGAGTGCG GTACCTTTCCAATTGATTTAACCAAGACACGGCTCCAGATTCAAGGCCAGAAGAATGATGCAAACTTTAAAGAAATCAGGTATCGAGGAATGTTGCACGCATTAGTGAGGATAGGCAGAGAGGAAGGCCTGAAAGCGCTATATTCGGG GATCGCTCCGGCAATGTTACGCCAGGCTTCCTATGGCACCATCAAGATAGGCACCTACCAGAGCTTGAAGCGGTTATTTGTCGAGCGTCCAGAAG ATGAAACCCTTCTGATAAATGTGGTCTGTGGGATTCTCTCTGGAGTCATATCCTCAAGCATTGCTAATCCAACGGACGTTTTGAAG ATACGGATGCAAGCTCAAAGCAGCACCCTTCAAGGAGGAATGATAGGCAACTTCATTAACATTTACCAGCAAGAGGGCACGAGAGGACTGTGGAAG GGTGTGTCCCTTACTGCTCAGAGGGCTGCTATCGTGGTCGGCGTGGAGCTGCCAGTCTATGACCTCACCAAGAAGCATCTGATTGTCTCAGGCCTGATGGGAGACACGGTGTACACCCATTTCCT CTCAAGCTTCACCTGTGGGCTGGCGGGAGCCCTGGCCTCAAACCCTGTGGATGTGGTGAGGACACGTATGATGAATCAGAGAGTCCTCCGCGATGGCGAGTGCCCCGGCTACAAAGGCACCCTGGACTGCTTGTTACAG GGTGAGAAAATACTCATATTTTCTGCGATGACAGTAGAATTGTGTCTGCTTCCAGAATATATCGCCTTCCTGTTGGAATGA